A genomic segment from Neobacillus sp. YX16 encodes:
- a CDS encoding DUF2892 domain-containing protein translates to MNITKNIGILNALIRITIGLTVLSWSTAKMVKFPWRDSYLLIAICGAMKVAEGIVRFCPVTALFERYQEMEQQTPLALGDGSNEMDVDEVLPYNPS, encoded by the coding sequence ATGAACATTACTAAAAATATTGGGATATTAAACGCATTAATAAGGATTACGATTGGGCTTACCGTTCTTTCTTGGAGTACCGCCAAAATGGTGAAGTTTCCATGGAGAGACTCCTACTTATTGATTGCTATTTGCGGAGCAATGAAGGTGGCTGAGGGAATTGTTCGTTTTTGCCCGGTAACTGCACTATTCGAAAGATATCAGGAAATGGAGCAGCAAACACCACTTGCCCTTGGCGACGGCTCGAACGAAATGGATGTTGATGAAGTCCTGCCGTACAATCCATCATAA
- a CDS encoding adenine deaminase C-terminal domain-containing protein, producing MLEQRYRWKNKHLRMHVSVLDGKTSPTTLLKNALYLNQTFRQWMRANIWIYEDRIVYVGENLPANLENCEIIDCTNEILVPGYIEPHAHPFQLYNPHTLAAYASQFGTTTIINDNMSLIMNLKKKEAFSLLKDLRSIPTTMFWWCRFDPQTEILNEEDVFSHSNIKSWLEHDAVLQGGELTGWPKLLDGDDMMLHWMQETKRLHKKIEGHFPGASEKTLAKLMLLGADSDHEAMTGEEVYNRLMQGYMVSLRYSSIRPDLPDLLDDMKRLGIEAYDRLMFNTDGSTSTFYEQGINDQMIRIAIEKGVPVIDAYNMATVNIARYYNIDHLHGNIATGRVANINFLSSIENPTPHSVLAKGKWVKRDGQVMDAYHSINWDEYGLKPMELDWALSVDDLQFSMPFGIKMENSVITKPYSIAIDASGDELSTDHDECFFTLLDRNGKWRINTLLKGFATNLSALASSFSNTGDIILIGKNKRDMLAAFDRMKELGGGIVMVEEEQVVCEVPLRLNGIMSNLPIKELINEEKKLLVELRERGYSFSDPVYSLLFFSATHLPYIRITQQGMYDVMNKTVLFPSIMR from the coding sequence ATGCTGGAACAACGTTATCGATGGAAAAATAAACATTTACGCATGCATGTATCCGTTTTAGATGGGAAAACTTCACCAACCACTTTGTTAAAAAATGCCTTGTATTTAAATCAAACATTTCGCCAGTGGATGCGCGCGAATATTTGGATATATGAAGATCGGATTGTATATGTCGGCGAGAATTTGCCGGCAAATTTGGAAAACTGTGAAATCATTGACTGTACAAATGAAATACTTGTTCCAGGATATATTGAGCCACATGCCCATCCTTTTCAATTATATAATCCCCATACTCTGGCGGCCTATGCATCCCAGTTCGGAACAACAACCATCATTAATGACAACATGTCCTTGATTATGAATTTGAAGAAAAAGGAAGCGTTTTCTTTACTGAAGGACTTACGTTCCATCCCAACAACCATGTTTTGGTGGTGCCGGTTTGATCCGCAAACTGAAATTTTAAATGAAGAAGATGTGTTTTCCCATAGCAATATTAAGTCTTGGTTAGAGCATGACGCAGTTCTCCAAGGCGGCGAGCTGACTGGCTGGCCTAAATTGTTAGACGGCGATGATATGATGCTGCATTGGATGCAAGAGACAAAAAGGCTGCATAAAAAGATTGAAGGGCATTTTCCGGGGGCATCGGAGAAAACATTAGCTAAATTGATGTTGTTAGGAGCAGATAGTGACCATGAGGCAATGACTGGTGAAGAAGTATATAACCGCTTAATGCAGGGGTATATGGTTTCATTGAGATATTCCTCCATTCGTCCTGATCTGCCAGATTTACTCGATGATATGAAACGATTAGGAATAGAGGCCTATGATCGGTTAATGTTTAACACAGATGGTTCAACATCCACTTTTTATGAGCAAGGAATCAACGATCAGATGATTCGAATTGCCATCGAAAAAGGTGTGCCTGTAATTGATGCCTATAATATGGCCACAGTAAATATTGCTCGTTATTACAACATTGACCATCTGCATGGCAATATTGCAACTGGCCGTGTAGCGAATATCAACTTCTTATCAAGTATTGAAAATCCCACACCTCATTCTGTCCTTGCAAAAGGAAAATGGGTAAAACGTGACGGTCAAGTGATGGACGCGTATCATTCCATTAATTGGGATGAGTATGGGCTTAAGCCAATGGAACTGGACTGGGCATTAAGCGTTGACGATTTACAATTTTCCATGCCGTTTGGGATTAAGATGGAGAATTCAGTTATTACCAAACCATATTCCATTGCGATTGATGCCTCAGGAGATGAGTTATCAACCGACCACGATGAATGTTTCTTCACGCTGCTAGATCGGAATGGCAAGTGGAGGATTAATACGTTGCTAAAGGGATTTGCAACCAATCTTTCAGCACTCGCTAGTTCATTTTCTAATACAGGAGACATAATCTTAATTGGAAAAAATAAACGTGATATGCTTGCTGCCTTCGATCGAATGAAGGAATTAGGCGGTGGTATTGTCATGGTTGAGGAAGAGCAGGTTGTATGCGAAGTACCGTTAAGGCTTAATGGAATTATGTCAAACCTCCCGATTAAGGAATTAATAAACGAAGAAAAGAAATTGCTTGTGGAATTAAGAGAGCGCGGATATTCCTTCTCAGATCCGGTTTACAGCTTGTTATTCTTTTCGGCTACTCATTTGCCTTATATTCGAATTACCCAACAGGGAATGTATGATGTTATGAACAAAACTGTACTCTTTCCGTCGATAATGCGTTAA
- a CDS encoding DUF3048 domain-containing protein: protein MKKWAVAATAALLLLSGCSDKEKVNGPKEPVKEVEDVVQEEVEKDLPYHYPLTGVGSETKTDGRAVAVMINNHPEARPQTGLNKADIVYELLAEGDITRFLAVFQSEKPENIGPVRSARDYYMEIAKGLDALYITHGSSMEAEQMMRQGYIDHIDGMIYDGTLFKRASYRRAPHNSYITYENILKGSKQLNYSMNQTPPPFTFLKEEEKKTVTGNEANVIKITYSAGGISNSNYVFDAATGKYKRFSDGEQTIDLDTKEPILLVNLFIVEANHQIEDEVGHKSIDLESGGNGYLFQMGKVMEVEWKNDNGLIVPVRNGEVVPFVQGKTWVSVVPTNPGLQSSVSINAK, encoded by the coding sequence ATGAAGAAATGGGCTGTTGCAGCAACAGCAGCTCTTTTACTGCTCTCTGGGTGCAGCGATAAAGAAAAGGTGAATGGACCTAAGGAGCCGGTAAAAGAAGTTGAGGATGTAGTACAAGAAGAGGTAGAAAAGGATTTACCTTATCACTATCCATTAACTGGTGTGGGTTCAGAGACTAAGACCGATGGCAGAGCAGTCGCAGTTATGATTAATAATCATCCAGAAGCAAGGCCGCAAACAGGTTTAAATAAGGCAGACATCGTCTATGAGCTTCTTGCAGAAGGAGATATTACTCGTTTTCTAGCTGTTTTTCAAAGTGAAAAGCCGGAGAACATTGGTCCAGTAAGGAGTGCAAGGGATTACTATATGGAGATTGCAAAAGGGCTGGATGCTTTATATATCACTCATGGATCGAGCATGGAAGCAGAGCAAATGATGAGGCAAGGGTATATCGATCATATTGATGGGATGATTTATGATGGCACATTGTTTAAAAGGGCCAGCTATCGAAGAGCGCCCCATAATTCCTATATCACGTATGAAAATATCTTAAAAGGTTCGAAACAATTGAACTACTCGATGAATCAGACGCCGCCTCCCTTTACTTTTCTAAAAGAAGAAGAAAAGAAAACTGTAACTGGGAACGAAGCAAATGTAATAAAAATTACTTATTCTGCTGGCGGAATATCCAATTCCAATTATGTGTTTGATGCCGCCACTGGTAAATACAAGCGTTTCTCAGATGGAGAGCAAACCATTGATTTAGATACAAAAGAACCGATCCTACTAGTTAATCTGTTTATCGTTGAGGCTAATCATCAAATTGAGGATGAAGTCGGTCATAAGTCTATTGATTTAGAATCTGGCGGAAATGGTTACTTGTTCCAAATGGGCAAGGTAATGGAAGTGGAATGGAAAAATGATAACGGTCTAATCGTTCCTGTGAGAAATGGTGAAGTTGTTCCGTTTGTACAAGGGAAAACGTGGGTCAGCGTTGTTCCAACAAATCCTGGCCTGCAATCAAGTGTTTCAATTAATGCAAAATAA
- a CDS encoding YerC/YecD family TrpR-related protein, with amino-acid sequence MQINKLRGKELDQLFQAVLSLKDLEECYAFFDDLCTINEIQSLAQRLDVARMLREGNTYHKIETETGASTATISRVKRCLNFGNDTYEMVLERIKTEETTEEK; translated from the coding sequence ATGCAAATAAATAAATTACGTGGAAAAGAGCTTGATCAGTTATTCCAAGCTGTTCTTTCCTTGAAGGATCTTGAAGAATGCTATGCCTTTTTTGATGACTTATGCACTATTAATGAAATTCAATCATTAGCACAACGTTTAGATGTTGCTAGAATGCTTCGTGAGGGAAACACCTATCATAAAATTGAGACCGAAACTGGTGCAAGCACGGCAACAATCTCACGAGTAAAACGCTGCTTGAATTTTGGGAATGATACCTATGAAATGGTATTAGAGCGAATTAAAACAGAAGAAACAACTGAAGAAAAATAA
- a CDS encoding heptaprenylglyceryl phosphate synthase, giving the protein MYDFREWRHVFKLDPNKEITDDRLEKICESGTDAVIVGGSDGVTLEKVLDLMARIRRYTVPCVLEVSSIDIVTPGFDLYFIPTILNSNDPKWITGLHHKAVKEFGEIMDWEEIVMEGYCILNEECKAAKLTSAITEASTEEVKAYAMMAEKMFHLPIFYLEYSGKYGDPQLVSEVKKVLEETVLLYGGGISSVEQAVEMAKHADVIVVGNAIYDHFEQALATVKSVR; this is encoded by the coding sequence ATGTATGATTTTCGCGAGTGGCGCCATGTGTTTAAACTCGATCCAAATAAAGAGATAACGGATGATAGGTTAGAAAAAATATGCGAATCCGGAACAGACGCAGTTATTGTTGGAGGAAGTGATGGGGTAACCCTGGAAAAGGTTCTTGATCTTATGGCTCGAATTCGCCGCTATACTGTTCCTTGTGTCCTCGAAGTTTCAAGTATTGATATCGTTACCCCTGGCTTTGACCTTTATTTTATTCCGACAATTTTAAATAGCAATGATCCTAAGTGGATAACCGGACTTCACCATAAGGCAGTAAAAGAATTTGGTGAAATTATGGATTGGGAAGAGATCGTCATGGAAGGCTACTGCATATTGAATGAAGAATGCAAGGCAGCTAAACTGACGTCAGCCATTACGGAAGCCTCAACCGAAGAAGTAAAGGCGTATGCCATGATGGCGGAGAAAATGTTTCATTTGCCAATCTTTTATCTTGAATATAGCGGTAAATATGGTGACCCTCAATTAGTTTCGGAAGTTAAAAAGGTACTTGAGGAAACAGTACTATTGTATGGCGGGGGAATTTCATCCGTTGAGCAAGCCGTTGAAATGGCCAAGCATGCAGATGTCATTGTGGTAGGAAACGCCATTTATGATCATTTTGAACAGGCGTTAGCAACAGTAAAAAGTGTACGGTGA
- the pcrA gene encoding DNA helicase PcrA, with product MQYLSEKLLNGLNPEQQSAVKATDGPLLLMAGAGSGKTRVLTHRIAYLIVEKRVNPYNILAITFTNKAAREMRERIRKMMGGAAEEIWISTFHSMCVRILRRDIDRMGFSRNFTILDTGDQQSVVKGILKDKNLDPKKNDPRAILGAISSAKNELIGPEEYAKTAGGYFEQTVSDVFTEYQKRLRKNQALDFDDLIMMTIQLFQRVPEVLEYYQRKFQYIHVDEYQDTNRAQYMLVKFLANRFKNLCVVGDSDQSIYRWRGADIANILSFEKDYPNAAVILLEQNYRSTKRILLAANKVIENNATRKAKNLWTENPEGNKLVYYRADSEQGEAQFVAGKIKELTKGGKYKNSDVAILYRTNAQSRVMEEVLLKSNIEYSIVGGTKFYDRKEIKDMLAYLRLISNPDDDISLQRIINVPKRGIGSSSVDKMADFAAMHDISIFQALDSVELLGLSPKITKGAREFRDLVKNYTQMQEFLSVTELVEDILDKSGYREMLKAEKSIEAQSRLENLDELLSVTKNFEDASEDKSLVAFLTDLALVADIDSLDDDGEKTDSITLMTLHSAKGLEFPVVFLIGLEEGVFPHSRSLMEEAEMEEERRLAYVGITRAEQTLFITNAQMRTLYGRTSMNPASRFISEIPEDLLEGVEKEEKRVNTPFGSRGTSFGRSTSGTTGTSIGTPVTRKPVMRPLAASTGGDTVGWRVGDKAEHGKWGIGTVVSVKGEGEGTELDIAFPSPTGIKRLLAKFAPITKKV from the coding sequence TTGCAATACTTATCAGAAAAGCTTTTAAATGGGTTAAACCCAGAACAACAAAGTGCAGTAAAAGCAACGGACGGTCCGCTTTTACTAATGGCAGGTGCAGGAAGTGGAAAAACGAGAGTACTAACACACCGTATAGCCTATTTAATCGTTGAGAAACGTGTAAATCCTTATAACATATTAGCGATTACCTTTACAAATAAAGCAGCTCGCGAAATGAGAGAGCGTATCAGGAAAATGATGGGCGGTGCAGCCGAAGAAATTTGGATATCTACTTTCCACTCTATGTGTGTAAGAATACTGCGCAGGGACATTGACCGAATGGGCTTTAGCCGAAACTTTACGATTTTAGATACTGGTGATCAGCAATCAGTCGTTAAAGGAATTCTTAAGGATAAAAACCTTGATCCGAAAAAAAATGACCCACGGGCAATTTTAGGGGCTATCAGCTCAGCGAAAAATGAATTGATTGGTCCGGAAGAGTATGCAAAAACTGCTGGGGGTTATTTTGAACAAACCGTCAGTGATGTTTTCACAGAATATCAGAAACGGTTACGGAAAAATCAAGCTCTCGATTTTGATGACTTGATTATGATGACGATTCAGCTATTTCAGCGTGTACCGGAAGTACTTGAATATTATCAACGGAAATTTCAATACATTCATGTGGATGAGTATCAGGATACAAACCGAGCACAGTATATGCTGGTCAAATTTCTCGCAAACCGTTTTAAGAATCTATGCGTTGTCGGGGATTCTGATCAGTCGATTTACCGCTGGCGGGGTGCAGATATTGCCAATATCCTCTCGTTTGAGAAGGATTATCCGAATGCTGCGGTAATTCTCTTAGAGCAAAACTATCGTTCCACAAAGAGAATTCTATTAGCTGCAAATAAAGTCATCGAAAATAATGCAACACGTAAAGCGAAGAACCTTTGGACAGAAAACCCAGAGGGAAACAAACTGGTTTACTATCGTGCAGATAGTGAACAAGGTGAAGCACAGTTTGTTGCAGGGAAAATCAAAGAATTAACAAAGGGCGGCAAGTACAAGAATTCAGACGTCGCCATCCTTTACCGGACTAACGCTCAATCCCGTGTAATGGAGGAAGTGCTGTTAAAGTCAAATATTGAATACAGCATTGTCGGCGGAACGAAGTTCTATGACAGAAAAGAAATCAAGGACATGCTTGCTTATTTGAGGCTTATTTCTAATCCTGATGATGACATCAGCTTACAGCGTATTATTAACGTGCCAAAACGCGGTATTGGGTCTAGCTCAGTAGATAAAATGGCTGACTTTGCTGCCATGCATGATATTTCTATTTTTCAGGCGCTCGACTCTGTTGAGTTACTAGGATTAAGTCCAAAGATTACTAAGGGCGCTAGAGAATTTAGAGATTTAGTTAAAAACTATACTCAAATGCAAGAGTTTTTATCTGTAACGGAACTGGTAGAGGATATTTTAGATAAGTCCGGTTACCGTGAAATGCTAAAGGCAGAGAAATCAATCGAAGCCCAAAGCAGGCTCGAGAACTTAGATGAATTATTATCTGTTACGAAGAACTTTGAAGATGCGAGTGAAGATAAGAGCTTAGTTGCTTTCTTAACGGATTTAGCACTAGTCGCCGATATTGATTCGTTAGATGATGACGGTGAAAAAACAGATTCCATTACTCTTATGACCTTGCATTCTGCAAAAGGGCTAGAATTTCCAGTCGTCTTTTTAATTGGATTGGAAGAAGGAGTTTTCCCTCACAGTCGTTCATTAATGGAAGAAGCAGAAATGGAAGAAGAGCGACGCTTGGCATACGTAGGCATTACTCGAGCGGAGCAAACTCTTTTCATCACAAATGCTCAGATGAGAACGTTGTACGGACGTACTAGCATGAATCCTGCATCCCGGTTTATCAGTGAAATACCGGAGGACCTTTTAGAAGGTGTGGAAAAAGAGGAGAAACGGGTGAATACTCCTTTCGGATCTAGAGGGACTTCTTTTGGAAGAAGCACATCTGGAACGACAGGAACCTCCATCGGAACACCGGTAACTAGAAAACCAGTCATGAGGCCTTTAGCTGCATCTACTGGCGGAGATACCGTCGGCTGGAGGGTCGGCGATAAAGCTGAACATGGTAAATGGGGCATTGGAACAGTGGTAAGTGTTAAAGGAGAAGGCGAAGGAACAGAGCTGGACATTGCCTTCCCAAGCCCAACCGGTATAAAGAGACTGCTTGCAAAGTTCGCTCCCATTACAAAAAAAGTATAG
- the ligA gene encoding NAD-dependent DNA ligase LigA, with translation MDLQTAELKVNELRSLLNQYGYEYYVLDKPTVPDAVYDRLMQELLEIEASFPELKTPDSPSVRVGGQVLDLFEKVEHRTSMLSLGNAFNEQDLKDFDRRIRQAVGDDFSYVCELKIDGLAVSLRYENGLFIQGATRGDGTIGEDITANLKTIKSIPLRLRENATLEVRGEAYMPKSSFEALNKAKAVRGEELAANPRNAAAGSLRQLDPKIAATRNLDVFLYGIGGGGEMVAASHSEGLDYLDQLGFKTNKERRKCPSINEVIEYVNSWVDKRPNLPYEIDGIVIKVDSYEHQSKLGTTAKSPRWAIAYKFPAEEVVTTLLDIELSVGRTGVVTPTAILKPVKVAGTTVQRASLHNEDLIREKDIKIGDQVVVKKAGDIIPEVVNVLADQRTGDERDFQMPTHCPECESELVRFEGEVALRCINPKCPAQIREGLIHFVSRDAMNIDGLGEKVISQLFAEKLISDVADIYKLTYDQLIALERMGEKSVTNLLKAIEASKVNSLEKLIFGLGIRHVGAKAAKTLAQSFDTMDKLAVATKEDLVGINEIGDKMADSVVAFFEQEEAEALIKELTEAGVNMEYKGAKPVSAQESDSIFAGKTVVLTGKLEQLSRNEAKEKIEALGGNVSGSVSKKTHLVIAGEDAGSKLTKAEELGIEVWDEEKLLVELNK, from the coding sequence ATGGACCTTCAAACAGCGGAATTGAAAGTCAATGAACTAAGAAGCCTATTAAATCAATATGGCTATGAATATTATGTACTCGATAAACCTACAGTGCCTGATGCAGTGTATGATCGTTTGATGCAGGAATTGCTAGAGATTGAGGCAAGCTTTCCGGAATTAAAGACACCAGACTCACCATCTGTTCGAGTTGGCGGTCAGGTACTAGATTTATTTGAAAAAGTAGAGCACCGCACATCTATGCTAAGCTTAGGCAATGCTTTCAACGAGCAGGATTTAAAAGATTTTGACCGCCGTATTCGCCAGGCGGTAGGTGATGATTTCAGCTATGTTTGTGAATTAAAGATTGATGGTCTTGCTGTTTCCTTGCGTTATGAAAATGGTTTGTTTATCCAAGGAGCAACAAGAGGAGACGGCACCATTGGCGAGGATATTACGGCTAACTTAAAGACTATCAAATCGATTCCTCTCCGTCTGCGGGAAAATGCAACATTAGAAGTCCGCGGTGAAGCATATATGCCGAAAAGCTCCTTTGAAGCGCTAAACAAAGCAAAAGCAGTACGTGGTGAAGAATTAGCAGCAAACCCACGTAATGCAGCAGCAGGTTCTTTACGCCAGCTTGATCCGAAAATAGCTGCCACCCGAAACCTTGATGTCTTTTTATATGGAATTGGCGGTGGTGGTGAAATGGTCGCGGCATCCCATAGTGAAGGACTTGACTACTTAGATCAACTTGGCTTCAAAACAAATAAAGAGCGACGAAAGTGTCCTTCAATTAACGAGGTTATTGAATATGTAAATAGCTGGGTTGATAAACGCCCTAATTTGCCATATGAAATAGATGGAATTGTTATCAAGGTAGATTCCTATGAACACCAGAGCAAGCTTGGAACAACTGCGAAAAGTCCGCGTTGGGCGATTGCTTATAAATTCCCTGCTGAAGAAGTCGTTACAACTCTTTTAGATATTGAATTAAGCGTTGGCCGGACAGGTGTTGTCACTCCAACTGCCATTTTAAAGCCGGTTAAGGTAGCGGGTACAACGGTTCAGCGTGCATCCTTGCATAATGAAGACTTGATTCGAGAAAAAGATATAAAGATTGGCGATCAGGTGGTTGTTAAAAAAGCTGGGGACATTATTCCTGAAGTAGTTAATGTCCTTGCTGACCAACGAACTGGTGATGAACGTGATTTCCAAATGCCAACGCATTGTCCAGAATGCGAAAGCGAGCTTGTCCGTTTTGAAGGTGAAGTTGCTTTACGCTGTATTAATCCAAAGTGTCCGGCGCAGATTCGTGAAGGACTGATTCATTTTGTATCACGGGATGCGATGAATATTGACGGTCTAGGTGAAAAGGTAATCAGCCAGCTTTTTGCCGAAAAATTAATCTCGGATGTTGCGGATATTTATAAACTAACCTATGATCAGCTGATAGCCTTAGAGAGAATGGGAGAAAAATCAGTTACGAATCTGTTAAAAGCGATTGAAGCATCTAAAGTGAATTCATTAGAAAAGCTTATATTTGGACTAGGTATTCGCCATGTTGGTGCGAAAGCTGCAAAAACACTTGCCCAAAGCTTTGATACGATGGACAAACTAGCTGTTGCAACGAAGGAAGACTTGGTTGGAATTAATGAAATTGGAGATAAAATGGCAGATTCGGTCGTTGCCTTTTTTGAACAAGAAGAAGCGGAAGCGCTGATAAAGGAATTAACAGAGGCCGGAGTAAACATGGAATACAAAGGAGCAAAACCAGTTTCAGCACAAGAATCAGATAGTATTTTTGCTGGAAAAACAGTCGTTCTGACAGGTAAATTGGAACAGCTCTCTAGAAATGAAGCAAAAGAGAAGATTGAAGCTCTTGGAGGGAATGTTTCAGGGAGTGTCAGCAAGAAAACGCACCTTGTTATCGCTGGTGAAGATGCGGGTTCAAAGCTTACGAAGGCCGAGGAGCTAGGAATTGAAGTTTGGGACGAGGAGAAGCTCTTGGTAGAATTAAATAAATAA
- a CDS encoding CamS family sex pheromone protein, with the protein MRKLSLLALSLVILLSGCAPNFQKQENVVQTKEEAEEKAIIPKYNISDNYYRTILPFEPGEARGLIVGNINTRYDINEFETGLMRIAQHQFDPKTYLFREGQELKRNTVRLWLNRKFTAAQLSEEGLKEDQNIGLNPLLEDGADFQEGNSNNPIYLAHILEQDYLIKGEDDTVKLGGVVIGLALNSVHYFRTAVGEPYFEREIDFAEMEREGKKIAEEVLKRLRATKNLKDVPITIALFEQQSRSSVVPGTFFTYANVDKGSSTINAWEPVSEKYFLFPSTEAQEAHRDDVTAFLNFKQDVEEYFPNFNGVIGRAFYIGDQFTDLDITIPIQFYGKSEAIGFTQYVTGLVLEHFPNYISVSVSVTSVDGPEALIVRKANEAEPFVHIY; encoded by the coding sequence GTGAGAAAACTCTCATTGCTCGCTCTTTCCCTTGTCATTCTTCTCAGTGGATGCGCACCAAACTTTCAAAAGCAGGAGAATGTTGTGCAAACAAAGGAAGAAGCGGAAGAGAAAGCAATTATTCCGAAATATAATATTTCCGACAATTATTATCGGACGATTTTACCGTTCGAGCCTGGGGAAGCACGCGGATTAATAGTTGGAAATATTAATACTAGATATGACATTAATGAATTTGAAACAGGTTTGATGAGGATTGCGCAGCATCAATTTGACCCTAAAACCTATTTATTCCGTGAAGGACAGGAATTAAAGCGGAACACTGTGAGATTATGGTTGAATCGTAAATTTACGGCGGCACAATTAAGTGAAGAAGGTTTAAAGGAAGATCAAAATATTGGATTAAACCCGCTTTTGGAAGACGGCGCAGATTTTCAGGAAGGAAATAGTAATAATCCTATCTACTTAGCCCACATCTTAGAACAAGATTACCTCATCAAAGGAGAAGATGATACAGTCAAATTGGGGGGTGTCGTTATTGGACTAGCACTAAATTCCGTCCATTATTTTCGTACTGCAGTAGGTGAACCTTACTTTGAGAGGGAGATTGACTTTGCCGAAATGGAACGGGAAGGGAAAAAGATAGCCGAAGAAGTCCTTAAACGTCTCCGAGCAACGAAAAATTTGAAGGATGTTCCGATTACCATTGCTCTATTCGAGCAACAGAGCAGATCTTCTGTTGTACCCGGCACTTTTTTCACCTATGCCAATGTTGATAAAGGAAGCTCAACCATTAATGCTTGGGAGCCTGTTTCTGAAAAGTATTTCTTATTTCCATCAACTGAAGCTCAAGAGGCGCACCGTGATGATGTAACAGCTTTTTTAAACTTTAAGCAGGATGTTGAGGAATATTTTCCAAACTTTAACGGTGTTATTGGCCGGGCCTTCTATATTGGAGATCAATTTACTGATTTAGATATTACGATTCCGATCCAGTTTTATGGAAAATCAGAGGCCATTGGGTTTACTCAATATGTAACGGGTCTTGTCCTCGAGCATTTTCCAAATTATATATCCGTTTCGGTAAGTGTAACGAGTGTTGACGGGCCAGAGGCACTAATTGTCCGCAAGGCAAACGAAGCCGAACCATTTGTGCATATTTACTAA